The nucleotide window TTACCAATTACCTAAATAGCTAAAATTTTCCCTATTTCTTCAGGCAGACGTCAGTTTTAATAAAGCTGTTCTACCGTTTGATTAGCGTTTTTGGTTGCATATGTCTTCTACGTACAACACTCATCGCCGTAAGGAAATTCTTCGGGGTATTCTTGCTGTATCTTTAGTCATTGTTGGTCTTACACATTTTATCCGACCAGAACAATATGCACGTATTGTCCCGCCACTATTTCCGCCCTTCGCTTCGGTTTATTTGAGTGGTGTATTCGAGATTCTTGGTGGTATTGGGTTGTTGATTCCTGCGGTGAGTGTAACAGCAGCATGGTGTTTAATTGCTTTGTTTATCGGGGTGTTTCCGGCAAACATCTATATGA belongs to Gloeocapsopsis sp. IPPAS B-1203 and includes:
- a CDS encoding DoxX family protein, with protein sequence MSSTYNTHRRKEILRGILAVSLVIVGLTHFIRPEQYARIVPPLFPPFASVYLSGVFEILGGIGLLIPAVSVTAAWCLIALFIGVFPANIYMTLHNIKVEGIPHSQLLYLARLPLQAVLIAWAYWYTRNPETQLETTDK